A portion of the Bacteroides faecium genome contains these proteins:
- the pheT gene encoding phenylalanine--tRNA ligase subunit beta, which translates to MNISYNWLKEYVNFDLTPEETAAALTSIGLETGGVEEVQTIKGGLEGLVIGEVLTCVEHPNSDHLHITTVNLGEGDPVQIVCGAPNVAAGQKVVVATLGTKLYDGDECFTIKKSKIRGVESTGMICAEDEIGLGTDHAGIIVLPETAVPGTLAKDYYNIKSDYVLEVDITPNRADACSHYGVARDLYAYLIQNGKQATLQRPSVDDFKVENQDLNIEVKVENSEACPHYAGVTVKGVTVKESPEWLQNKLRLIGVRPINNVVDITNYIVHAFGQPLHCFDAAKIKGNEVIVKTMPEGTTFVTLDEVERKLNERDLMICNKEEGMCIAGVFGGLDSGSTEATTDVFIESAYFHPTWVRKTARRHGLNTDASFRFERGIDPNSVIYCLKLAAMMVKELAGGTISSDIKDVYTTPAQDFIVDLAYAKVNSLIGKVIPVETIKSIVTSLEMKITNETAEGLTLAVPPYRVDVQRDCDVIEDILRVYGYNNVEIPSTLKSSLTTKGEHDKSNKLQNLIAEQLVGCGFNEILNNSLTRAAYYDGLETYPSNHLVMLLNPLSADLNAMRQTLLFGGLESIAHNANRKNADLKFFEFGNCYYFDGDKKNTEKVLAPYSEDYHLGLWVTGKKVSNSWAHADEDSSVYELKAYVENILKRLGLDLHNLVVGNLTDDVFAAALSVNTKGGKRLASFGVVTKKLLKAFDIDNEVYFADLNWKELMKAIRSVKISYKEISKFPAVKRDLALLLDKNIQFAEIEKIAFDTEKKLLKEVELFDVYEGKNLEAGKKSYAVSFLLQDESQTLNDKMIDKIMSKLVKNLEDKLGAKLR; encoded by the coding sequence ATGAATATCTCTTACAACTGGCTGAAAGAGTATGTCAATTTCGATTTGACGCCCGAAGAAACGGCGGCTGCGTTGACTTCTATCGGCTTGGAAACAGGTGGTGTGGAAGAAGTGCAAACCATTAAAGGTGGTTTGGAAGGTCTTGTGATCGGCGAAGTGCTGACTTGCGTGGAACACCCGAATTCCGACCATTTGCATATTACTACTGTCAATCTGGGAGAAGGCGATCCGGTGCAGATCGTTTGTGGTGCTCCGAATGTGGCTGCCGGACAAAAAGTGGTGGTAGCTACTTTGGGAACAAAACTCTATGACGGTGACGAATGTTTTACCATCAAGAAATCAAAAATCCGTGGTGTGGAATCTACCGGTATGATTTGTGCTGAAGACGAAATAGGGCTTGGTACGGATCATGCAGGCATCATCGTATTGCCGGAAACTGCTGTTCCGGGTACCCTCGCCAAGGATTATTATAATATAAAGAGCGACTATGTGCTTGAAGTGGATATCACGCCCAACCGCGCGGATGCCTGCTCACACTATGGGGTAGCCCGTGACTTGTATGCCTATCTGATTCAGAACGGCAAGCAGGCTACTTTGCAACGCCCGTCAGTGGATGACTTCAAAGTGGAAAACCAGGACTTGAATATTGAAGTGAAGGTTGAAAACAGCGAGGCTTGTCCGCACTATGCCGGAGTTACCGTGAAAGGAGTGACGGTGAAGGAAAGCCCGGAATGGTTGCAGAACAAACTGCGACTGATCGGTGTGCGTCCTATTAATAATGTAGTGGATATTACCAATTATATCGTTCATGCTTTCGGTCAGCCTTTGCACTGCTTCGATGCTGCCAAGATAAAAGGCAATGAGGTGATTGTTAAAACAATGCCCGAAGGAACTACGTTCGTCACACTGGATGAAGTGGAACGTAAACTGAACGAACGCGACCTGATGATTTGCAATAAGGAGGAAGGCATGTGTATTGCCGGTGTATTCGGCGGACTGGATTCCGGTTCTACGGAAGCTACGACGGATGTATTCATCGAAAGTGCTTACTTCCATCCTACATGGGTGCGTAAAACCGCACGTCGCCATGGTCTGAACACGGATGCTTCTTTCCGTTTCGAACGTGGTATCGACCCGAACAGTGTGATTTATTGCCTGAAACTGGCTGCCATGATGGTGAAAGAACTGGCTGGCGGTACGATTTCTTCTGATATTAAGGATGTATATACTACTCCTGCGCAGGATTTCATCGTAGACTTGGCTTATGCAAAAGTCAATTCACTGATAGGCAAGGTGATTCCGGTAGAGACAATCAAGAGCATTGTGACCAGTCTGGAAATGAAAATCACCAATGAAACGGCTGAAGGTCTGACATTGGCTGTTCCGCCTTACCGAGTGGATGTACAGCGCGACTGTGACGTGATTGAAGATATCCTTCGCGTTTACGGATATAATAATGTGGAGATTCCGTCTACTCTGAAGTCTAGTTTGACTACGAAAGGTGAGCATGACAAATCAAATAAATTGCAGAATCTGATTGCCGAGCAGTTGGTTGGCTGCGGATTCAATGAAATATTGAATAACTCATTGACCCGTGCCGCTTACTATGATGGTCTGGAGACGTATCCGTCCAATCACCTGGTGATGCTGCTGAACCCGTTGAGCGCGGATTTGAACGCTATGCGCCAGACTTTGTTGTTCGGCGGACTGGAAAGTATCGCTCATAACGCGAACCGTAAGAATGCCGACCTGAAATTCTTCGAATTCGGTAATTGCTATTATTTCGACGGAGACAAGAAGAACACGGAAAAGGTGTTGGCTCCTTATTCGGAAGATTATCACCTGGGCTTGTGGGTGACCGGCAAGAAGGTTTCCAACTCATGGGCACACGCTGACGAAGACAGTTCTGTATATGAGTTGAAGGCTTACGTGGAGAATATATTGAAACGTCTGGGACTTGATCTGCATAATTTGGTTGTAGGCAACCTGACTGATGATGTTTTTGCTGCTGCGCTTTCTGTGAATACGAAGGGTGGCAAGCGTCTTGCGTCTTTCGGTGTAGTGACTAAGAAATTGCTGAAAGCATTCGATATTGATAATGAAGTGTATTTCGCCGACCTGAACTGGAAAGAACTGATGAAGGCTATCCGTTCCGTGAAGATCAGCTACAAGGAAATTTCCAAGTTCCCGGCTGTGAAGCGTGACCTGGCTTTGTTGCTTGACAAGAACATACAGTTTGCCGAAATCGAAAAGATAGCGTTCGATACGGAGAAGAAGTTGCTGAAAGAAGTGGAACTCTTCGACGTGTACGAGGGTAAGAACCTTGAAGCGGGCAAGAAGTCGTATGCTGTCAGCTTTCTGCTTCAGGACGAGAGTCAGACATTGAATGATAAGATGATTGACAAGATCATGTCGAAACTGGTGAAGAACCTGGAAGATAAGCTGGGTGCGAAACTTAGATAA
- the dnaB gene encoding replicative DNA helicase, whose product MAEQRKNTRNTKSTKVQPVNDYGRIQPQAPELEEAVLGALMIEKDAYSLVSEILRPDSFYERRHQLIYTAITDLAVNQKPVDILTVKEQLSKRGDLEEVGGPFYITQLSSKVASSAHIEYHARIIAQKSLARELITFTSNIQSKAFDETLDVDDLMQEAEGKLFEISQQNMKKDYTQINPVIDEAYKLIQKAAARTDGLSGLESGFTKLDKMTAGWQNSDLIIIAARPAMGKTAFVLSMAKNIAVDYRNPVALFSLEMSNVQLVNRLITNVCEIPSEKIKSGQLANYEWQQLDYKLKDLLDAPLYVDDTPSLSVFELRTKARRLVREHGVRIIIIDYLQLMNASGMAFGSRQEEVSTISRSLKGLAKELNIPIIALSQLNRGVESREGIDGKRPQLSDLRESGAIEQDADMVCFIHRPEYYKIFQDDRGNDLRGMAEIVIAKHRNGAVGEVLLRFKGEFTRFSNPEDDMVIPMPGEPAGAMLGSKMNTGGAGSVPPPPAPDFTPQTDNPFAAPIGGDGPLPF is encoded by the coding sequence ATGGCCGAACAGAGAAAAAATACCCGTAATACAAAGTCTACTAAAGTGCAACCGGTAAATGACTATGGTCGTATCCAGCCACAGGCACCCGAGTTGGAAGAAGCTGTGTTGGGAGCTTTAATGATTGAGAAGGATGCTTATTCACTGGTGAGTGAAATTCTTCGTCCCGATTCTTTTTATGAACGCCGGCATCAGTTGATTTATACTGCTATTACCGATCTTGCCGTGAATCAGAAACCGGTGGATATTCTGACGGTAAAGGAGCAACTTAGCAAACGGGGAGATTTGGAAGAGGTCGGCGGACCGTTCTATATTACTCAGTTGAGTAGTAAGGTCGCCTCTTCGGCACATATTGAATACCATGCGCGTATCATTGCGCAGAAGTCACTGGCGCGTGAGTTGATTACATTTACAAGCAATATCCAAAGTAAGGCTTTTGACGAGACGCTGGATGTGGATGACTTGATGCAGGAAGCGGAAGGCAAACTTTTCGAGATTTCTCAGCAGAATATGAAGAAAGACTATACGCAGATCAATCCGGTGATTGACGAAGCCTATAAGCTGATTCAGAAGGCTGCGGCACGAACTGACGGTTTGAGCGGTCTTGAAAGTGGTTTCACGAAACTGGACAAGATGACTGCCGGCTGGCAAAATTCCGACCTTATTATTATTGCCGCCCGTCCTGCCATGGGTAAAACAGCTTTCGTGCTTTCTATGGCGAAGAACATAGCTGTTGATTATCGGAACCCGGTGGCGTTGTTCTCTCTTGAAATGAGTAACGTTCAGTTGGTGAACCGTTTGATTACGAATGTTTGTGAGATTCCGAGTGAGAAAATCAAGAGCGGACAGTTGGCAAATTACGAATGGCAGCAGTTGGACTATAAGTTGAAGGACTTGCTGGACGCGCCGCTTTATGTGGATGATACTCCGTCTTTGTCTGTTTTCGAACTTCGTACGAAAGCGCGCCGTCTGGTGCGTGAGCATGGGGTGAGAATCATTATTATTGACTACCTTCAGTTGATGAATGCGAGCGGTATGGCATTCGGAAGCCGTCAGGAAGAGGTGAGTACCATTTCGCGTTCGTTGAAGGGATTGGCGAAGGAGTTGAATATTCCGATTATTGCGCTGTCACAGTTGAATCGTGGTGTGGAAAGCCGTGAAGGTATCGACGGTAAGCGTCCGCAGTTGAGTGACCTTCGTGAATCGGGAGCCATCGAGCAGGATGCCGATATGGTGTGCTTTATCCATCGTCCGGAATATTATAAGATCTTCCAGGATGACAGGGGAAATGACTTGCGTGGTATGGCGGAGATTGTGATAGCCAAGCACCGTAATGGTGCGGTAGGCGAGGTGTTGCTCCGATTCAAGGGTGAGTTCACCCGGTTCTCGAATCCGGAAGACGACATGGTTATCCCGATGCCGGGCGAGCCTGCCGGTGCCATGCTTGGTTCTAAAATGAATACAGGGGGAGCGGGTTCCGTTCCACCACCGCCGGCGCCTGACTTTACTCCGCAGACGGATAATCCGTTTGCCGCACCGATAGGAGGGGATGGACCGCTGCCATTTTAG
- the ispE gene encoding 4-(cytidine 5'-diphospho)-2-C-methyl-D-erythritol kinase, whose protein sequence is MIVFPNIKINLGLSITEKRPDGYHNLETVFYPVALEDALEIRTLPEAEKKITLHQYGMEIAGNPEDNLVAKAYSLLDKEFHLPPVEIHLYKHIPSGAGLGGGSSDAAFMLKLLNNHFHLELSEDQLEIYAATLGADCAFFIKNKTTYAEGIGNIFSPIELSLKGYQIMIVKPDVFVSTREAFANIHPHHPEYPVKEVIRRPVAEWKDTLINDFEASVFPQHPVIGEIKQELYNQGAVYASMSGSGSSVFGLFVPESSLPEIDWKPDTFCFKGKL, encoded by the coding sequence ATGATCGTTTTTCCGAATATCAAAATAAACTTGGGGCTCTCCATCACGGAGAAACGCCCGGACGGTTATCACAACCTTGAAACGGTTTTCTATCCGGTAGCCCTCGAGGATGCTCTCGAAATCCGCACTCTGCCCGAAGCAGAAAAGAAAATCACTCTCCACCAATATGGAATGGAGATAGCCGGCAATCCGGAAGATAATTTGGTGGCAAAGGCTTATTCACTTCTGGACAAAGAGTTTCACCTTCCCCCTGTCGAGATTCATCTATATAAGCATATCCCTTCAGGAGCCGGTCTTGGCGGCGGATCGTCAGATGCCGCTTTTATGCTGAAATTACTCAATAATCATTTCCATCTGGAATTATCTGAGGACCAACTGGAAATATATGCCGCCACCCTGGGAGCAGACTGCGCCTTCTTCATTAAGAACAAAACGACCTACGCCGAAGGCATCGGCAACATCTTCTCGCCAATCGAACTTTCATTAAAAGGTTACCAGATTATGATTGTGAAGCCGGACGTCTTTGTTTCCACCCGCGAAGCCTTCGCAAACATTCATCCCCATCATCCCGAATATCCGGTCAAAGAGGTAATCCGTCGTCCGGTTGCAGAATGGAAGGATACATTAATCAACGATTTCGAAGCGAGCGTCTTCCCGCAGCATCCCGTTATCGGAGAAATAAAGCAAGAACTCTATAATCAAGGAGCAGTTTATGCTTCCATGAGCGGTTCCGGTTCTTCTGTATTCGGGCTGTTCGTACCGGAATCTTCCCTGCCGGAAATAGACTGGAAGCCCGACACCTTCTGCTTTAAAGGAAAACTGTAA